The proteins below come from a single Methanothrix thermoacetophila PT genomic window:
- a CDS encoding (R)-citramalate synthase has translation MALSGEIRFLDTTLRDGEQTPGVSLSADDKLHIARLLDELGVDVIEAGSAITSDGERESIRAIASAGLNAEICSFARAHRKDIDAALDCDVDSLHLVVPVSDLHIERKLRSDRESVLRKAVEATEYAKAHGLIVELSGEDASRADLDYLESIYRATIEAGADRLCFCDTVGVLLPERTAEIFQRLRSLGKPVSIHCHDDFGMATANTVAALRNGAMQAHVTINGLGERAGNTSLEEVVMCLENLYGIRTGIKCNLLYQISRVVSKKTGIPVAPNKAIVGENAFTHEAGIHVHGLIADTSTYEPMRPEQVGRKRRIVLGKMSGRAAVELALREFGITVNEEQLNEIVSRVKELGDKGKRVSDADLQSIADTVLSRELKPRVLLEELTVVSGNRVTPTASVKLILDGRETLEAGAGVGPVDAAVNAVRRAISGVTDIRLEEYHVDAITGGTNALVEVWVTMAIGDRSITARGAGADIIMASVEAVLEGINRLMLLEDR, from the coding sequence ATCGCTTTATCGGGTGAGATAAGATTTCTCGATACCACACTGCGTGATGGCGAACAGACACCAGGGGTCTCCCTGAGCGCGGATGACAAGCTTCACATCGCGCGGCTTTTGGATGAACTGGGCGTTGATGTGATCGAGGCCGGCTCTGCAATAACATCCGATGGGGAGCGAGAGTCGATCCGTGCCATCGCGTCTGCAGGGCTGAACGCCGAGATATGCTCTTTTGCGCGTGCACATCGGAAGGACATCGACGCGGCGCTTGATTGCGATGTCGATTCTCTGCACCTCGTCGTTCCGGTCTCAGATCTCCACATCGAGAGGAAGCTGAGATCCGACAGGGAATCGGTGCTCAGAAAGGCTGTTGAGGCCACAGAGTATGCAAAGGCGCATGGCCTGATCGTCGAGCTCAGCGGCGAGGACGCGAGCAGAGCCGATCTCGATTATCTAGAATCAATTTACAGAGCCACAATCGAGGCCGGAGCAGACAGGCTCTGCTTCTGCGATACCGTGGGCGTGCTTCTTCCTGAGAGGACTGCAGAGATATTCCAGCGTCTGAGGTCTCTGGGAAAACCAGTGAGCATCCACTGCCACGACGACTTCGGGATGGCCACCGCGAACACTGTAGCAGCACTCAGAAACGGCGCTATGCAGGCGCATGTCACCATCAACGGCCTCGGCGAGCGCGCTGGCAACACCAGCCTGGAAGAGGTCGTGATGTGCCTGGAGAATCTTTATGGTATCAGGACAGGCATAAAGTGCAATCTTTTATATCAGATCTCCAGAGTTGTCTCGAAGAAGACCGGCATACCTGTGGCGCCGAACAAGGCGATCGTCGGGGAGAATGCATTTACGCACGAGGCCGGCATACACGTCCATGGTCTGATCGCAGACACGTCCACATACGAGCCGATGCGCCCGGAGCAGGTCGGCAGGAAGAGGCGGATCGTGCTCGGGAAGATGTCAGGGAGAGCAGCTGTTGAGCTTGCCCTCAGGGAGTTCGGGATCACAGTAAATGAGGAACAGCTGAACGAGATAGTGAGCAGGGTCAAGGAGCTTGGCGATAAGGGCAAACGGGTCTCGGATGCGGATCTTCAGTCGATAGCCGATACGGTGCTCTCAAGGGAGCTGAAGCCCAGGGTGCTTCTGGAGGAGCTGACCGTGGTCAGCGGGAACAGGGTGACGCCGACAGCGAGCGTGAAGCTGATCCTCGATGGGAGAGAGACACTAGAGGCCGGTGCAGGAGTCGGGCCTGTGGACGCTGCTGTGAATGCTGTCAGAAGGGCCATATCGGGCGTAACAGATATTCGCCTTGAGGAGTACCATGTGGATGCCATTACGGGTGGAACAAATGCCCTGGTCGAGGTATGGGTGACGATGGCTATAGGAGATAGAAGCATAACAGCCAGGGGCGCAGGGGCTGATATCATAATGGCCTCCGTCGAGGCTGTTCTGGAAGGTATAAACAGGCTGATGCTTTTGGAGGATAGATGA